In the genome of Pseudomonas bubulae, one region contains:
- a CDS encoding HAMP domain-containing sensor histidine kinase, with translation MIKRSLRWRLLTALLLVFALGFGNLAIYLYGTRDELRRGVMTIEAQVIADGFRVDSDPASLPRQYAGGELSYSLYSADGRLLWKSENLKHPRRLKQPGADPGWMRWSAFSGRVVSVPVELPDGAILMVAKQDNLEREVIGNLLAARLRQSLVMMVPIGLLSLGLILLLLHWTLRPVRVAAKLARSIGPANPEQRIPLDNLPSEIQPLAAAANTALDRLAAAYTAERRFVADAAHELRTPLTVLDLRLQAARRTGQVEWPALDMEMRQMRRLVTQLLELARQEGEAAQGHNGQQRTHLSRLTREVCAALLPLFEASGRVIEVDITAGCECRGNPDQLREALGNLLENALVHGMGTVQVTLRKVAGHLQLEVSDQGQGIAPEEREAMFLRFRKGRQSSEGTGLGLAIVRQIVQNAGGHVAFVQAPNTTIRVSLAVAQSSVPERTCAASS, from the coding sequence ATGATTAAACGCAGCCTGCGCTGGCGCCTGTTGACCGCGTTGCTGTTGGTCTTTGCCCTGGGTTTCGGCAACCTGGCGATTTACCTGTACGGCACCCGCGACGAACTGCGCCGCGGGGTGATGACCATTGAAGCGCAGGTGATTGCCGATGGTTTTCGGGTGGACAGCGACCCTGCCAGCCTGCCGCGCCAGTATGCCGGTGGCGAACTGTCTTATTCGTTGTACTCGGCCGATGGTCGATTGTTGTGGAAGTCCGAAAACCTCAAACATCCCCGTCGGCTCAAGCAGCCAGGTGCGGACCCGGGCTGGATGCGCTGGAGCGCTTTCAGCGGGCGGGTGGTCAGCGTGCCCGTGGAGTTGCCCGACGGTGCCATATTGATGGTGGCCAAGCAGGATAATCTTGAGCGCGAAGTGATTGGCAACCTGCTGGCGGCCCGCTTGCGCCAGAGTCTGGTGATGATGGTACCCATCGGTTTGCTGTCATTGGGCCTGATCCTTTTATTGCTGCACTGGACCTTGCGTCCGGTGCGGGTGGCGGCCAAGTTGGCGCGCAGTATCGGGCCGGCAAACCCAGAACAACGTATCCCGCTGGACAACCTGCCGAGTGAAATCCAGCCCCTGGCGGCTGCGGCCAATACGGCGCTTGATCGTTTGGCTGCGGCCTACACTGCCGAACGGCGTTTCGTGGCCGACGCAGCCCATGAACTGCGCACGCCGTTGACCGTGCTGGATTTGCGCTTGCAAGCAGCCCGGCGCACAGGGCAGGTCGAGTGGCCTGCGCTGGACATGGAAATGCGCCAGATGCGCCGTTTGGTGACTCAGCTACTGGAACTGGCGCGTCAGGAAGGCGAGGCCGCCCAAGGCCATAACGGGCAGCAGCGCACCCATCTCTCGCGTCTCACTCGCGAAGTCTGTGCCGCGCTGTTACCGCTCTTTGAGGCCAGTGGTCGGGTAATCGAGGTGGATATCACCGCAGGTTGCGAATGCCGGGGCAATCCCGATCAGTTGCGTGAAGCTTTGGGCAACCTGCTGGAAAACGCGCTGGTCCACGGCATGGGCACTGTTCAGGTGACCCTGCGCAAGGTGGCCGGGCACTTGCAGTTGGAGGTCAGCGACCAGGGGCAGGGTATTGCGCCAGAGGAGCGCGAAGCCATGTTCCTGCGCTTTCGCAAGGGCCGGCAAAGCAGCGAAGGTACCGGGTTGGGGCTGGCGATTGTGCGTCAGATCGTGCAAAACGCAGGTGGTCATGTAGCGTTCGTACAGGCGCCAAACACCACCATCAGGGTCAGTTTGGCCGTTGCTCAATCGTCTGTTCCTGAGCGCACATGTGCAGCCAGTTCATAA
- a CDS encoding response regulator transcription factor, with product MKVLVVEDHRTLRGLLIEHLVQAGFAVDGAEDGRTAQALLEVGSYDAMILDLGLPDMDGMSLLAMRQHSANADLPCIILTARDALQSRVNGLNAGADDYILKPFDMQELEARLRAVLRRPGSRVSTLLRCNNLAFEPETRHLSVDGNTRITVLARREAMLLEEMLRIAPRIVIKEQLEERLYAFNEPVTLNAIEALVSRLRRKLSEAGAHSRIETVRGLGYRLLSVDNRA from the coding sequence ATGAAAGTGCTGGTTGTTGAGGATCACCGGACACTGCGCGGTTTGCTGATCGAGCATCTGGTGCAGGCCGGATTTGCCGTGGATGGCGCCGAAGATGGGCGCACGGCCCAGGCTTTGCTGGAAGTCGGCAGCTATGACGCGATGATCCTGGATCTTGGCTTGCCGGACATGGACGGCATGTCACTGCTGGCCATGCGTCAGCACAGCGCCAATGCCGATTTGCCGTGCATCATCCTGACTGCGCGGGATGCCCTGCAAAGCCGGGTCAACGGGTTGAATGCAGGCGCGGACGACTACATTCTCAAACCCTTCGACATGCAGGAACTGGAGGCGCGATTGCGCGCAGTCTTGCGTCGCCCCGGCAGTCGTGTGAGTACCCTGTTGCGTTGCAACAACCTGGCATTCGAACCTGAAACCCGGCACTTGAGCGTTGATGGCAACACCCGGATAACGGTGCTGGCCCGGCGCGAAGCCATGTTGCTGGAAGAAATGCTGCGCATTGCACCGCGTATCGTGATCAAGGAGCAACTCGAAGAGAGGCTTTATGCTTTCAATGAGCCGGTGACCCTCAACGCCATCGAAGCGCTGGTCTCGCGGTTGCGCCGCAAGCTCAGTGAGGCGGGCGCCCATAGCCGCATCGAAACGGTTCGCGGCTTGGGTTATCGCCTGCTCAGCGTCGATAACCGGGCATGA